The Nodosilinea sp. PGN35 DNA window GGGGCTATGGGGTAGTCAGGCCCTCTAGAAGGGGTGCCGACTGCCTAAACCTAGTTTTATAAACCCAGCGATGAATCAACCCCGTAGGGTGATGCTTCGCTCTGAGCTAGGGCAGGCTTAGGATTTTGCGCTAATATCCTGTACGCAGAATATTGAGTCCACAGTATACACGAAATCAAAAAAAGGAAGGGTCAATTCACAATTAGTTAAAGTTTTTTCTGGCGGTGATTTGGTTTTGCGTCAGATCGTAAATTTCTGCTTGGCAGAATAGGGGGAGTTTAACGGGTTGGCGATCGCCCCAATCCATTGCCCCTTCGCCGTCTCTGCTCCCGATTTGAGTTGGCAAGCGAGGGCGAAAACGACCGCATCCGTCCTTAGGGGAGAGAAGCAGATGGTGGCCGGTTGCCCAACAAAATGGTGCCGAGGCGCACCATAGTGGCTCCACAGGCGATCGCAGTGCCGTAGTCCCCCGACATGCCCATGGAAAGCTGATCGATGTGCAAGCGGTTAAAACCCATTTGATTGAGGGTATCAGCCAGAGATTTTGCCCCGGCGAACACCTCGCGCACCGCATCGTCGCTGGCCCCCTGGGGAGGAATAGTCATCAACCCGCGAATTTTGAGGTGGGTGAGCTGGTCGAACTGGGGCAGCAGAGCCTCTAGCTCAGCCACATCGATACCAAATTTAGGCGGGTCTGGCACCAGCTTGACCTGGAGGCAGCACTGGGGAGTCTTCTCCAGCTCTTGGGCCGCCTGGTCAAGGCGTTCGGCCAGTTTGAGGCTGTCTACCGAGTGAATCCAGTCG harbors:
- a CDS encoding YggS family pyridoxal phosphate-dependent enzyme — its product is MTAAPGALPEQFDRIRQSIPPAVVLIAVTKFLPVETIRAAYERGVRHFGESRVQEAIAKQADLSDLSDITWHLIGHLQTNKARKAVEHFDWIHSVDSLKLAERLDQAAQELEKTPQCCLQVKLVPDPPKFGIDVAELEALLPQFDQLTHLKIRGLMTIPPQGASDDAVREVFAGAKSLADTLNQMGFNRLHIDQLSMGMSGDYGTAIACGATMVRLGTILLGNRPPSASLP